The region GCCGCTCCAACACTTCTTCAGGTGTATAAACTAGATATTTTCTATGATGCAGCACTAGCTCAGCTGCTAAAACGTTAGATGCGACCCGTCGCGCATCAGCGTTTAAAACGTGAGTAATCAGGAATGCGGCACTAGCTCAGCTGGTAGAGCGCGACCTTGCCAAGGTCGAGGTCACGAGTTCGAACCTCGTGTGCCGCTCCAACTCTCTCCTCTCTTTATATCTTTATTTTTTCACTCTGACTTACGCACTCAACTTTAAATCTTATTCCACCAATTTTCATCGATAAACTGATTGCTTATTTTTAGTTCGACACGTAAAATACGCGCTCTTTCGGCCTAACTAACTTTAGTTCCTTGCCTTACCCCGACTGGCCGAAACGGGACAAGGCTATATTAACCGTAAGGAATATCCATGCGTCATTACGAAATCGTATTCATGGTTCACCCAGACCAAAGTGAGCAAGTACCTGGTATGATCGAGCGTTATACTGGTGCCATCACAGAAGCTGGCGGTAAAATCCACCGTCTAGAAGACTGGGGTCGTCGTCAACTGGCTTACCCAATCGAAAAGCTTCACAAAGCACACTATGTTCTGTTGAACGTTGAAGCACCTACTGAAGTAATCAGCGAGCTTGAAACTTCTTTCCGCTACAACGATGCAGTGCTTCGTAACCTGGTTATGCGTACTAAGAACGCTGTAACTGAAGCGTCTCCTCTTGCTAAAGAAGAGAAAAAAGAAGCAGCAACTGCTTAATCGTTTTTGATTCGGAATTGACCTGGTAGTTTGGTGAGCACTCAGTCTGAACTGTATACAAACCAGCTGGTATTATCCGGCATGGTCTGTAAGCCACCTAAGTACAGTCAAAGCCCCGCGGGCATCGCGCATTGTATTTTTGTTTTAGAACATAAGTCGATGCAGGTAGAAGCTGACCTAAATCGTAACAGTT is a window of Pseudoalteromonas sp. R3 DNA encoding:
- the rpsF gene encoding 30S ribosomal protein S6; its protein translation is MRHYEIVFMVHPDQSEQVPGMIERYTGAITEAGGKIHRLEDWGRRQLAYPIEKLHKAHYVLLNVEAPTEVISELETSFRYNDAVLRNLVMRTKNAVTEASPLAKEEKKEAATA